One region of Pararhizobium qamdonense genomic DNA includes:
- a CDS encoding GntR family transcriptional regulator, with amino-acid sequence MNLTEAPDQSAFIQRSNSLAGSVYEAIFAQLMALKIAPGARMSIDNLVRELNVSQTPIREALGRLEGEGLVVKTHLIGYSAAPQITRRRFDELYELRLLLEPDSAAKAAARMDEAKLLSLQEAAGVMGRREGTDERIRYSTFARQDAVFHDKILEYAGNELIRETLNHQHTHFHIFRLMFHSRVTEEALDEHEALLSAFAAGNAAAAEKAMRVHLEHSRDRLLPAFE; translated from the coding sequence GGAGCAACAGCCTGGCTGGAAGCGTTTATGAAGCTATCTTTGCTCAGTTGATGGCGTTGAAAATCGCCCCAGGCGCGCGCATGTCCATCGACAACCTCGTTCGCGAACTCAACGTTTCGCAAACGCCAATCCGGGAAGCGCTCGGCCGCCTGGAGGGTGAGGGGCTGGTCGTCAAGACTCACCTGATTGGTTACAGCGCGGCTCCACAGATTACCCGTCGCCGGTTCGATGAACTCTACGAACTGCGCCTGTTGCTCGAGCCTGACAGTGCGGCAAAGGCGGCCGCACGCATGGACGAGGCTAAGCTTTTGTCCCTTCAAGAGGCGGCCGGCGTCATGGGCCGGCGCGAAGGGACCGATGAGCGTATCCGATACTCTACCTTCGCCCGGCAGGACGCAGTCTTCCACGATAAGATCCTCGAGTACGCAGGCAACGAGCTCATTCGCGAAACGCTGAACCATCAGCACACGCACTTTCATATTTTCCGATTGATGTTCCATTCCAGGGTGACGGAGGAAGCGCTCGACGAGCACGAAGCCCTGTTGTCTGCGTTCGCCGCCGGAAATGCTGCCGCTGCGGAAAAGGCGATGCGGGTGCACTTGGAGCATTCACGTGACCGCTTGCTTCCGGCCTTCGAATGA
- a CDS encoding ABC transporter permease produces the protein MSVIVGSTPLRQEREWNIGWADVGPFLALLALLVIGFAVNPDFLSPTNLGNVITRSAFIAIIAVGATFVISSGGLDLSVGSMAAFITGITIMFMNAMAPEWGVASIPAGMAVAVVVGTACGLMNGLIVTVGKIEPFIATLGTMGIFRALITYMSDGGTIPIDRSLREAYRPVYFGTVGGIPFPIVISIAVAAVASFMLYKMKYGRKCAAVGANEEVARYSGISIIKTRTIAYAIQGACVAIAAICYVPRLGAATPTTGVLWELQVITAVVIGGTALRGGKGHVWGTVAGAVILELIANLMVLSDFVSEYLVAGVQGVIIIIAMLIQRFSK, from the coding sequence ATGAGCGTGATCGTAGGCTCGACGCCGCTAAGGCAAGAGCGGGAATGGAACATTGGCTGGGCTGACGTGGGACCATTTCTGGCGCTTCTGGCATTGCTCGTCATTGGCTTCGCCGTCAACCCTGACTTTTTGTCTCCGACTAACCTTGGAAACGTCATAACCCGCAGTGCCTTCATTGCCATCATTGCGGTCGGCGCAACGTTCGTGATTTCGTCAGGTGGGCTGGATCTCTCCGTCGGCTCGATGGCCGCCTTTATCACTGGCATCACCATCATGTTCATGAACGCGATGGCGCCGGAGTGGGGCGTTGCGTCTATTCCGGCCGGCATGGCAGTCGCTGTCGTTGTGGGGACCGCTTGCGGCCTCATGAACGGGTTGATCGTGACCGTCGGAAAAATTGAGCCGTTCATTGCCACGCTCGGCACCATGGGTATCTTCCGGGCATTGATCACCTATATGTCCGACGGCGGGACGATCCCGATCGACCGCAGTCTGCGCGAGGCCTATCGACCGGTCTACTTTGGGACCGTGGGGGGAATACCGTTCCCTATCGTGATCTCGATTGCGGTCGCGGCGGTCGCATCCTTCATGCTCTATAAGATGAAGTATGGGAGGAAATGTGCGGCGGTCGGAGCCAATGAGGAAGTTGCCCGCTATTCCGGTATTTCGATCATAAAAACACGCACCATCGCGTATGCGATACAGGGAGCATGTGTTGCGATTGCCGCGATTTGCTACGTTCCGAGACTTGGTGCGGCGACGCCCACGACAGGGGTGCTTTGGGAACTCCAGGTCATCACCGCAGTCGTTATCGGCGGGACGGCTCTGCGCGGCGGCAAAGGTCATGTTTGGGGCACGGTCGCGGGCGCCGTCATCTTAGAGTTGATCGCCAACCTGATGGTGTTGTCGGACTTCGTCTCTGAATACCTCGTGGCCGGGGTTCAGGGCGTCATCATCATCATTGCCATGCTTATTCAAAGGTTCTCGAAATAA
- a CDS encoding sugar ABC transporter ATP-binding protein has protein sequence MSAVLSFQREKSDLLSGDRSKSQPVLRAEGMSKNYGPVTVLSEVSLDVLPGEIHAIIGENGAGKSTFMRLLSGYAQPTTGTISLGGKDVAFSKPEHAQQAGIVLVHQEILLADGLTVAENLFLGRELTRNGMVDDRSMRRIATEKLSELGCKASPNALVRDIALADRQLVQIARALLDDYKLVIFDEPTAVLTGDEVERLLAIILQLKEQGAAVLYISHRLDEVQRLADQVSVLRDGKLVGTYPGEGLTQMDMARLMVGRDLAALYPEKCNAAIGEPALEVSGLTVPGYAKDISFIARQGEIVGFAGMIGAGRTEVFEGIMGLRAAHGSVTLDGEPINIRSPRAAMDAGIGYLTEDRKGKGLLLQERLAPNLTLSALARFHPGLMMRRGREKTALLDAVDEYDIRLKTIGVKAGQLSGGNQQKLLLAKVLMTNPSLVVIDEPTRGIDIANKAQIYAFIHRLVGEGRTCIVISSEMQELIGICDRILVMREGRIAGEVSGERMTEHEIALLATSNVSAAAKQGGNP, from the coding sequence ATGTCCGCTGTCTTGAGCTTCCAACGGGAAAAAAGCGATTTGCTGAGTGGCGACCGTTCAAAGAGTCAGCCCGTCCTGCGAGCTGAGGGAATGTCAAAGAACTATGGACCGGTGACTGTTTTGTCCGAGGTTTCGCTCGACGTTCTTCCTGGTGAAATCCATGCCATCATTGGCGAGAACGGCGCAGGCAAATCGACGTTCATGCGACTGCTTTCGGGCTACGCGCAGCCGACGACCGGCACCATCTCGCTCGGGGGCAAAGATGTCGCGTTCTCAAAGCCGGAGCATGCACAGCAGGCCGGCATAGTCCTGGTACACCAGGAAATCTTGCTCGCGGACGGGCTCACTGTCGCTGAAAACCTGTTCCTCGGGCGCGAATTAACGCGCAACGGAATGGTCGACGACCGGTCCATGCGGCGTATCGCCACCGAAAAACTGTCTGAACTGGGTTGCAAGGCTTCTCCAAACGCATTGGTTCGCGACATAGCGCTGGCCGATCGACAGCTCGTACAGATCGCCCGCGCGCTTCTCGACGATTATAAACTGGTTATTTTCGACGAGCCCACGGCCGTATTGACAGGCGACGAAGTCGAACGGCTCCTCGCAATCATCCTGCAGCTCAAGGAGCAGGGGGCTGCAGTGCTGTACATTAGCCATCGGCTCGATGAGGTGCAGCGTCTGGCCGATCAGGTCAGCGTGCTGAGAGATGGCAAGCTGGTCGGGACCTACCCCGGCGAAGGGCTTACACAGATGGACATGGCGCGCCTGATGGTCGGCCGAGACCTTGCGGCGCTGTATCCGGAGAAATGCAACGCCGCCATCGGTGAACCCGCCCTTGAAGTCAGCGGTCTGACAGTCCCAGGATATGCCAAGGACATTTCCTTCATTGCACGACAGGGCGAGATTGTCGGTTTCGCTGGAATGATCGGTGCTGGAAGGACTGAAGTGTTCGAGGGCATCATGGGGCTGCGCGCAGCTCATGGGTCGGTAACGCTTGACGGTGAACCGATCAACATCCGTTCCCCTCGCGCGGCGATGGACGCGGGCATTGGCTATCTTACCGAGGATCGCAAGGGAAAAGGCCTGCTGCTTCAGGAGCGACTTGCGCCAAATTTGACGCTGTCTGCTCTGGCACGGTTCCATCCGGGCTTGATGATGCGGCGGGGCCGCGAGAAGACCGCGCTGCTGGACGCCGTTGACGAATACGACATCCGCTTGAAAACAATCGGGGTAAAAGCCGGGCAGCTCTCCGGAGGCAACCAGCAGAAATTGCTGCTGGCAAAAGTGCTCATGACCAATCCGTCGCTCGTCGTCATCGACGAGCCCACGCGTGGCATCGATATCGCCAACAAGGCCCAGATTTACGCCTTCATACACCGTCTCGTCGGCGAGGGGAGGACGTGCATCGTTATTTCTTCGGAAATGCAGGAGTTGATCGGCATCTGTGATCGGATCCTAGTGATGCGGGAGGGGCGCATCGCCGGGGAGGTCAGCGGCGAGAGGATGACAGAACATGAAATTGCGCTTCTGGCGACCAGCAATGTGTCGGCAGCGGCCAAGCAGGGAGGGAACCCATGA